One part of the Chryseobacterium mulctrae genome encodes these proteins:
- a CDS encoding L-threonylcarbamoyladenylate synthase, with protein MAKILKIYPDNPQENLINEVIKTLNNGGLIIYPSDTIYALGCNIFDIKAMEKLAQIKKQKLEKAKFSIICNDLSHLSDFTRPIDTSVFRFLKSHLPGPFTFILEANKSLPLAYKGHKTIGIRVPDHSIPQLIVEKLGHPIASTSIRDDDEIIEYSTDPELIAEKYDHLVDIVIDSGYGDNIASTIVDLTSGEPEIIRQGKGEI; from the coding sequence ATGGCAAAAATTTTGAAAATCTATCCCGACAATCCTCAGGAAAACCTTATCAATGAGGTGATTAAAACCCTGAACAATGGCGGACTGATTATTTATCCGTCTGATACCATTTATGCTTTAGGCTGTAATATTTTTGATATTAAAGCCATGGAAAAACTGGCACAAATAAAAAAACAGAAGCTTGAGAAAGCAAAATTCTCAATTATCTGTAATGATTTAAGCCATTTATCAGACTTTACAAGACCTATCGACACTTCTGTTTTCAGGTTTTTGAAAAGTCATCTTCCTGGTCCGTTCACATTTATTCTGGAAGCAAATAAAAGTTTGCCTTTAGCATATAAGGGTCATAAAACGATTGGTATTCGTGTACCCGATCATTCCATTCCGCAGTTGATTGTTGAAAAATTAGGACATCCGATTGCATCAACTTCTATTAGAGATGATGATGAAATCATTGAATATTCTACAGATCCGGAACTGATTGCAGAAAAATATGACCATCTGGTTGATATTGTAATAGATTCAGGATACGGAGACAACATTGCCTCAACCATTGTAGATCTTACATCGGGCGAGCCGGAAATTATCAGACAAGGAAAGGGAGAAATTTAG
- a CDS encoding site-specific integrase — protein sequence MIGQNQLLPFIKSKDVNNIFAPMDYTFYLKNEPDKRGRKPVYININVGGRRKRIPAAVKIEEKYWDSKNMRIFDTPESRDQHLLLKQIDAKITSIRMKHRLSEVPLTLQSFLDQLKTAPSTVDFGQFYKSIRDIQPMKPNTLAKHDSVFEKLKDFRALVAFQDINYKFIDEFRSHLKTKFKNAQSTINSNIAVLKKYLSLAEKYGIKLGFDLDDIQVGDTGGRIIWLDEKEISKLHEYYFSSFIPDNYKLSLGYFLIACYTGLRISDVKARKREEMLEEFLRVVSFKGGKDLTLYLIPKVHDIINSNPDLFITLWTEVTMNKHLKKISNTCGIRKRLYFHVGRHSFATNYLIKGGQIENLQTILGHTKIMTTMKYVHVAKDTAARSMILMQ from the coding sequence ATGATCGGACAAAATCAATTATTACCATTTATTAAGAGCAAAGATGTTAACAACATATTTGCACCTATGGATTACACATTCTATTTAAAAAATGAGCCTGATAAGCGAGGGAGAAAACCCGTATATATTAATATTAATGTAGGAGGTAGAAGAAAGAGAATTCCTGCAGCAGTAAAAATTGAGGAGAAATATTGGGATTCAAAAAACATGAGGATTTTTGATACTCCGGAAAGCCGGGATCAACATCTACTTTTAAAGCAGATTGACGCAAAGATTACTTCAATAAGAATGAAGCATCGCCTTTCTGAAGTTCCATTGACACTACAGTCTTTTCTTGATCAATTAAAAACAGCTCCGTCGACCGTTGATTTCGGCCAATTCTATAAAAGTATCAGGGACATTCAACCAATGAAACCTAATACATTAGCAAAACATGATTCTGTTTTTGAAAAATTAAAAGATTTTAGAGCGCTCGTAGCATTTCAAGATATAAATTATAAGTTTATTGATGAATTCAGATCGCATTTAAAGACAAAATTCAAAAATGCTCAGTCAACAATTAATTCAAACATTGCCGTTTTAAAAAAGTATCTTTCACTTGCTGAGAAGTATGGAATAAAGCTGGGTTTTGATTTAGATGATATTCAGGTTGGCGATACCGGAGGAAGAATAATCTGGCTTGATGAAAAAGAAATTAGCAAATTACATGAATATTATTTTTCTAGTTTCATTCCAGATAATTACAAACTTTCCCTTGGATATTTTTTGATCGCCTGTTACACCGGTTTAAGAATTTCAGATGTAAAAGCAAGAAAAAGAGAAGAGATGCTGGAGGAGTTTCTCCGGGTTGTTTCATTTAAAGGTGGAAAAGATTTAACCCTTTACCTTATTCCAAAAGTTCATGATATCATAAATTCGAATCCGGATCTTTTCATAACGTTATGGACAGAAGTAACAATGAATAAGCATTTAAAGAAAATATCCAATACTTGTGGAATAAGAAAACGTCTTTATTTTCATGTTGGCAGGCATTCTTTCGCTACGAATTATCTAATTAAAGGTGGACAAATAGAAAACCTGCAGACAATTTTAGGTCACACCAAAATTATGACAACGATGAAATATGTACATGTTGCAAAAGATACTGCAGCACGAAGCATGATATTAATGCAATGA
- a CDS encoding phage tail tape measure protein, translating to MAGNTISTTGVLYINGNQVQNTFQNVQRITRSLERDLRRLPVGTREFTATAEQLSRARARFAEVRNEINTLDGALNRSRGFLGLFRNGLISFGDTFRQVFTANTASMFFENLISKGKATVDQLLKIADAMTDVEKTTGMSSDQVKNLWTQFDEMDTRTGKLERLKIAEVGGRLGVPLEEMKDFVQEVDKAYVALGDSFDGGLEGVVDQLGKIKGLFNGTKELTYADAINKVGSAMNTLAAQGTASEGNIANFTLRVGNLPESLRPAIDKVLGLGAAFEESGIDAQIASSGISNFLSTAGGNIEGFAISMQMSVAEAEKLLNTKPEEFFLRFASGMKGVSGTETSKIFESLKLNSLEVQKVIGAAANRTDDFRRSMQTAGEEMDKMTSLTDEFNKKNNNAPAILEKIKNAFGDMFTSTNIINRFESLIQAVGWLTGVTDESGDGIIIFKERLSALYKLFIVAVSAVIGYNAALLILVLTTKNATRETLVYNLVQKAKVFWDTTARAATLLYAAAKALLTGNTVRATVAMRAFNIATKANLIGVLIAVITAVVTAMVMFSDSIDEAAEKQKKLNAINKESEKGIVSQKNELNQLLKVAQDDNVSKEKRSAAIKKLNELSPQYLGNLTLENIKTQEATNAVKAYSDALLRNSRIKVLNKKLDEVSEKKIDLEDQDIKDFAKDGGDWIDRNMSFLSPSELKNLDKNQIKQFNTWRKKYGDDYAKSMMDTYGYIYEKRNKAIQSLNDEAGELSDEITKLSTYDTPTDNVVVPKNIVVPDAKKDKTAGVEKKKNDDLEKAREAYNKSLEAKADSDKKFLELERSKKDEEFKILQESKQKEWDLEIQDYENRKSEIGQQNTEIKNQIKKTDDEILKLQRDRKETKSPEAQKNFDNAIAQLQETNKKRQELIGLNNQIEDQMFQTHGFNLLRIEEKWQMSSYDLAAENFQRKADLERNSQEDMINNITSMDQAREALTEMQYLKLTDLELRNIRTLEDAKKALRENADRAYLDSQLKFLEEQKKLLNQLINDPSLSSEATAKLKKDLDELNIRITGVKSAMKGGNEADSKKVVEENDAEKEKIDILGFSAKEWEDTWKNLDTTKGKITAVRMVVQALSSAFQSFAQLQQNLANREMSKFEKDNSNKKKELLRQLNEGLISQEEYNKKVQLIEAETANKKAEISYKQAKVERALKVAEIVASTSLAIMQAYSQLGPIGGTIAAVVIGTLGAIQLGTVMSTPLPDKPSFFKGGHTGTGFGSPDETGAVPAGVVHANEWVAPEWMVEHPRYAKVIDYLESVRQGNNKGYAEGGLVENTTNDIAPNTPNTQSTEYMIQNNYVLQELLVLLRKLDDEGIIAYMIANEKNGKLIKTAVKKSDKIESRNARK from the coding sequence ATGGCAGGAAATACAATCTCCACAACCGGAGTTCTATATATCAACGGAAATCAAGTACAAAATACATTTCAGAATGTCCAACGAATCACTCGAAGTTTAGAGCGTGATCTTCGTCGTCTTCCAGTTGGTACCAGAGAATTTACAGCAACTGCAGAACAACTGAGTAGAGCTCGAGCTCGCTTTGCAGAAGTGCGAAATGAAATCAATACACTTGATGGCGCTCTTAATAGATCGCGTGGTTTTTTAGGTCTGTTCCGTAACGGCTTAATAAGTTTCGGCGATACCTTCAGACAAGTTTTTACGGCAAATACAGCTTCGATGTTTTTTGAAAATTTGATTTCAAAAGGCAAAGCGACTGTTGATCAGCTTCTGAAAATTGCTGACGCGATGACTGACGTTGAGAAAACAACCGGGATGTCTTCAGATCAAGTTAAAAATCTCTGGACTCAATTCGATGAGATGGATACCAGAACTGGTAAGCTTGAACGTTTGAAAATTGCTGAAGTTGGAGGTCGTTTGGGAGTTCCTCTGGAGGAAATGAAAGATTTTGTCCAGGAAGTTGATAAAGCTTATGTGGCTTTAGGAGATTCTTTTGATGGCGGTCTTGAGGGCGTAGTTGATCAACTAGGAAAAATCAAAGGCTTATTCAACGGCACAAAAGAACTGACTTATGCAGACGCAATTAATAAAGTTGGTTCTGCAATGAATACTTTGGCAGCTCAAGGAACTGCGAGCGAAGGAAATATTGCAAATTTCACACTCCGGGTCGGGAACTTACCCGAATCATTGCGTCCTGCAATTGATAAGGTATTGGGTCTTGGAGCTGCTTTTGAAGAATCCGGAATCGATGCTCAGATTGCATCTTCAGGTATCTCAAATTTTCTATCTACAGCCGGAGGAAATATTGAAGGTTTTGCTATTTCTATGCAGATGTCAGTTGCTGAAGCTGAAAAATTATTAAATACAAAGCCGGAAGAATTCTTCTTAAGATTCGCCTCCGGAATGAAGGGTGTATCAGGAACTGAGACCTCTAAAATCTTTGAAAGTCTAAAATTGAACTCACTGGAAGTTCAGAAAGTGATCGGTGCTGCTGCGAATAGAACTGACGACTTTAGAAGATCGATGCAAACTGCCGGTGAAGAGATGGATAAAATGACGTCTTTAACCGATGAATTCAACAAAAAAAACAATAACGCTCCAGCCATTCTTGAAAAAATAAAGAATGCTTTCGGAGACATGTTTACGTCTACGAACATCATTAATAGGTTCGAAAGTCTTATCCAGGCTGTTGGTTGGTTAACTGGTGTTACTGATGAATCCGGTGACGGAATTATTATTTTCAAAGAGAGGTTATCTGCTCTTTACAAACTTTTTATAGTAGCTGTTTCTGCTGTAATTGGATACAATGCTGCACTTTTAATTTTGGTTCTAACAACTAAAAATGCAACTCGTGAAACTCTAGTATATAATCTGGTCCAAAAAGCAAAAGTATTCTGGGATACTACCGCTCGAGCTGCCACATTATTATATGCAGCCGCAAAAGCCCTATTAACCGGAAATACCGTTCGTGCTACAGTTGCGATGCGAGCGTTTAATATTGCGACAAAAGCTAACCTTATAGGAGTTTTAATCGCAGTCATCACAGCTGTTGTAACTGCTATGGTTATGTTTTCAGATTCAATTGATGAAGCTGCTGAAAAACAAAAAAAGCTCAACGCAATAAATAAAGAATCTGAAAAGGGAATTGTCTCGCAAAAAAATGAATTAAATCAACTTTTAAAAGTTGCTCAGGATGATAATGTTTCAAAAGAGAAACGAAGTGCTGCAATCAAAAAACTTAACGAATTAAGTCCTCAGTACCTGGGCAATCTAACTCTTGAAAACATAAAGACTCAGGAAGCAACCAACGCTGTTAAAGCCTATTCAGATGCGCTCCTACGTAACTCAAGAATCAAAGTTTTGAACAAAAAACTTGATGAAGTTTCGGAGAAAAAAATCGATTTGGAAGATCAGGATATTAAAGATTTTGCGAAGGATGGCGGCGATTGGATCGATAGGAATATGTCGTTTCTTTCTCCTTCTGAGTTGAAAAATCTTGATAAAAATCAAATAAAGCAATTTAATACCTGGAGAAAAAAATATGGAGATGATTATGCCAAAAGTATGATGGATACTTACGGATATATTTATGAAAAAAGAAATAAAGCGATTCAAAGCCTGAACGATGAAGCTGGTGAACTTAGTGATGAAATAACAAAATTATCAACTTATGATACCCCCACTGATAATGTTGTTGTTCCAAAAAATATAGTTGTTCCGGATGCGAAGAAAGACAAGACTGCAGGAGTTGAGAAAAAGAAGAATGATGATCTGGAAAAAGCCCGTGAAGCTTACAACAAATCTCTGGAAGCAAAAGCTGATTCAGACAAAAAATTTCTAGAGCTGGAGCGATCCAAGAAAGACGAAGAATTTAAAATACTTCAGGAAAGCAAACAGAAGGAATGGGATCTCGAAATCCAGGATTACGAAAATAGAAAATCTGAAATCGGCCAGCAAAATACTGAAATTAAAAATCAGATCAAGAAAACTGATGATGAAATTTTAAAGCTGCAGCGGGATCGTAAAGAAACTAAATCTCCGGAGGCTCAGAAAAATTTTGATAATGCAATTGCTCAGCTTCAGGAAACCAATAAAAAGAGACAAGAACTTATCGGTCTGAATAATCAGATTGAAGATCAAATGTTCCAAACCCACGGTTTCAATCTTTTACGAATTGAGGAAAAGTGGCAAATGTCATCTTATGATCTGGCTGCTGAGAACTTTCAAAGAAAAGCTGATCTAGAGAGAAATTCTCAGGAAGATATGATCAACAACATAACTTCCATGGATCAGGCTCGTGAGGCTCTTACAGAGATGCAATATCTGAAGCTCACGGATTTAGAGCTGAGAAACATCCGGACTTTGGAAGATGCAAAAAAAGCACTCAGAGAAAATGCAGATCGTGCTTATTTAGATTCTCAGTTAAAGTTTCTTGAGGAACAAAAAAAACTGCTTAATCAACTAATTAATGATCCTTCTCTTTCTTCAGAAGCTACTGCAAAATTAAAAAAAGATCTTGATGAATTAAATATCAGAATCACCGGTGTAAAATCTGCCATGAAAGGTGGAAATGAAGCCGATTCGAAAAAAGTAGTTGAGGAAAACGATGCTGAAAAAGAAAAGATTGATATCCTCGGATTTTCGGCGAAAGAATGGGAAGATACCTGGAAAAATCTTGACACGACAAAAGGAAAAATCACAGCCGTTAGGATGGTTGTACAAGCTCTTTCAAGTGCTTTTCAAAGTTTTGCTCAGCTTCAGCAAAATTTGGCCAATCGTGAAATGTCAAAATTTGAAAAAGACAATTCTAACAAGAAAAAAGAACTGTTAAGACAATTAAATGAAGGACTAATTAGCCAGGAAGAGTACAACAAAAAAGTACAACTCATCGAGGCAGAAACCGCAAATAAAAAGGCTGAAATATCTTACAAGCAGGCAAAGGTAGAACGAGCACTTAAAGTGGCCGAAATCGTTGCAAGTACATCTTTGGCAATTATGCAGGCTTACAGTCAACTCGGACCGATTGGAGGAACAATAGCAGCTGTAGTAATTGGAACTTTAGGTGCTATTCAGTTAGGAACTGTAATGAGTACTCCTCTTCCTGATAAACCAAGTTTTTTTAAAGGTGGTCACACAGGAACTGGCTTTGGTTCTCCAGATGAAACCGGAGCTGTTCCTGCAGGTGTAGTTCACGCAAATGAATGGGTTGCTCCTGAATGGATGGTAGAACATCCCCGATATGCAAAAGTAATTGACTACCTGGAAAGCGTCAGACAAGGTAATAATAAAGGTTATGCTGAAGGAGGACTTGTTGAAAACACTACAAATGATATCGCTCCAAATACCCCTAATACACAAAGCACCGAGTACATGATCCAAAACAATTATGTTCTTCAGGAACTTTTGGTTTTGCTTAGAAAATTAGATGATGAAGGAATCATTGCCTACATGATTGCAAATGAGAAAAATGGAAAATTAATAAAAACAGCTGTCAAAAAAAGCGACAAAATAGAGAGTAGAAATGCAAGAAAATAA
- a CDS encoding N-acetylmuramoyl-L-alanine amidase — protein MIQFSPLRTYVSAGHNNADPGAVANGHKEADITKIIRDSIVDYSEDKNIVVDKDWETNKQYQTRIKPASGSVVFDIHLNAAVSNTTRGVECYVNKKDFESKNSNSYKMANEVNEFLSQTLGIKNRGVKPENNSQHSRIGILNLGSGISVLVEVDFITGIGAVESIVSFKDVIGKGLANILKKYDDLV, from the coding sequence ATGATACAATTTTCTCCATTAAGAACATACGTTTCTGCAGGTCACAACAATGCTGATCCGGGAGCCGTAGCAAATGGCCACAAGGAGGCCGATATCACTAAGATCATCCGCGATTCAATCGTTGATTACAGTGAGGACAAAAACATCGTTGTAGATAAAGATTGGGAAACAAACAAGCAGTATCAAACCAGAATTAAACCGGCTTCAGGTTCAGTTGTTTTTGATATCCATTTGAACGCTGCAGTAAGCAATACGACTCGCGGCGTTGAGTGTTATGTCAACAAAAAAGATTTTGAAAGCAAAAATTCAAATTCTTACAAAATGGCGAACGAGGTTAATGAATTTTTGAGTCAAACACTAGGAATTAAAAATCGTGGAGTGAAGCCTGAAAATAACTCTCAGCATTCTCGAATTGGAATTCTGAATCTCGGATCCGGAATTTCGGTTTTGGTAGAAGTTGATTTCATTACAGGAATCGGAGCTGTTGAAAGTATTGTATCATTTAAAGATGTCATCGGAAAAGGTCTTGCGAATATTTTGAAAAAATATGACGATTTAGTTTAA
- a CDS encoding Acb2/Tad1 domain-containing protein — translation MKSPLETKAEFEKKFEELKKTLNDNTELDPRSRAVAITNLETAKMWAVKSIFDK, via the coding sequence ATGAAATCACCTTTAGAAACAAAAGCTGAATTTGAAAAGAAGTTCGAAGAGCTTAAGAAAACGCTAAATGATAACACTGAGCTTGATCCAAGATCGAGAGCTGTAGCGATCACAAACTTAGAAACCGCAAAAATGTGGGCTGTAAAATCAATTTTTGACAAATAA
- a CDS encoding phage holin family protein: protein MKTINYILQLMGFLNVADFFGKYHPLFGSIFASSLTFGIFSGFIETHSGISMLLWVFFAAGTLVDLGVGLYANLVYLDGKFESDRFFRGIFKPFVMFSVIFLTNTFKRGLETSAITPDWIKDMGVGTVATIHYSFVLTIGIFILLSIAENMAKMEIRAAVTLTKILNMKIKKIEKLNDENDLNNAA, encoded by the coding sequence ATGAAAACAATAAACTATATTCTTCAGCTCATGGGTTTCCTAAATGTTGCTGATTTCTTCGGAAAATACCACCCATTATTTGGAAGTATTTTTGCGAGCTCGCTGACTTTCGGGATCTTCTCCGGATTTATTGAAACTCACAGTGGTATTTCGATGTTGCTGTGGGTTTTCTTCGCCGCAGGAACCTTAGTAGATCTGGGTGTCGGTCTTTATGCAAATCTTGTCTATTTAGATGGGAAATTTGAAAGTGATCGTTTCTTCAGGGGGATATTTAAGCCATTCGTGATGTTTTCCGTGATCTTCTTAACCAATACTTTTAAAAGAGGACTGGAAACTTCTGCTATCACTCCGGACTGGATTAAAGACATGGGCGTCGGAACCGTAGCTACAATACACTACTCCTTTGTCTTGACCATAGGAATATTCATTCTTCTGAGTATCGCCGAAAACATGGCAAAGATGGAAATTAGAGCAGCTGTAACGCTGACAAAAATTTTAAACATGAAAATTAAAAAAATTGAAAAATTAAACGATGAAAACGATCTTAATAACGCTGCTTAG
- a CDS encoding SGNH/GDSL hydrolase family protein, with the protein MNKQQLIAAINEYITGNGVQEITGQVMNLILNSIASIIPDDAMLTSSFGGIVKASDIISTTPGQSKWFIAKEGTYPNYGGFTFLGKNFNILSYDGLAWDKSEIEIQGLSMAQSYDKTDSEHAVSAKLLDVEYFGGVKVAGESIASSNSDWSFFTEGTGSAQNGIIYTPMIVPSNVDTIISRIRIRGFSTIKLYTVDEQFNPTLLTTLNLSIDGDNVFQNLNLNLPANNRIGMASEGSGKFYYDNTGKGVDTHANNPLGVFDITMPLEYTFSSASNTVVVKGKINELIESKLSQTDDETIKLLFAEDFSKPNPVFLGSSWQLDTANKKITSTINGRNNNLILRKDYNLNQRKIIFRILPSANTDFRIELKNWYAVNDDGASMFAINFAEGKLKIFNVLLGQWPNAEIATAGVSDVSVLKEENLIPYVAGREYLVELRFEDMLHTLIVIDTISGAKSQLIFNGWSGGRQQQSYSFYTNSGGIISIKDLKIFSLKRYFDTIILGDSITEGIMVYDKSKRWCKLMEPHIKGSLGVCARSGQTLVDIINKFDSELGILKPKYAIFLIGINNINNATVENYTILRDKCLAAGINPKFCLLTCTNGSDHNTINSRIIQAVKESEIGFKFNLATSLNNNGQNINSALFYDNLHPIEVGCQEMLKRVFIDIPEILK; encoded by the coding sequence ATGAACAAACAACAACTTATTGCCGCTATAAATGAATACATTACCGGTAATGGCGTTCAGGAAATAACAGGACAAGTAATGAATTTAATTTTAAATTCAATTGCAAGTATAATTCCTGATGATGCAATGTTAACTTCGTCTTTTGGCGGTATTGTTAAAGCTTCTGATATCATATCAACTACACCAGGACAATCAAAATGGTTTATTGCAAAAGAAGGGACATATCCTAACTATGGTGGATTCACATTTTTAGGCAAAAATTTTAATATTCTTTCTTATGATGGATTAGCATGGGATAAATCTGAAATTGAAATTCAAGGATTATCAATGGCTCAGTCCTATGATAAGACCGATTCTGAACATGCGGTTTCAGCAAAGTTATTAGATGTCGAATATTTTGGCGGGGTAAAAGTCGCTGGAGAAAGTATTGCTTCCAGTAATTCTGATTGGAGTTTTTTCACAGAAGGAACCGGTTCCGCACAAAATGGAATTATTTACACGCCTATGATTGTTCCGTCAAATGTGGACACTATTATAAGTAGAATTAGAATACGAGGATTCAGTACAATTAAGCTTTACACTGTAGATGAACAATTTAATCCTACTCTTCTAACTACATTAAATCTCTCGATAGATGGTGATAATGTTTTTCAAAATCTGAATCTAAATTTACCTGCAAACAATAGGATAGGAATGGCATCAGAAGGTTCTGGTAAATTCTATTATGACAATACAGGTAAGGGTGTAGATACTCATGCAAACAATCCATTGGGAGTTTTTGACATCACAATGCCACTGGAATATACCTTTAGTTCTGCTTCGAATACGGTTGTAGTTAAAGGCAAAATCAATGAATTAATAGAATCAAAACTAAGTCAAACTGATGATGAAACTATCAAATTACTTTTTGCTGAAGATTTTTCCAAACCTAATCCAGTTTTCTTAGGGTCATCATGGCAATTGGATACAGCAAATAAAAAAATTACATCAACAATAAACGGGAGAAATAACAATTTAATTCTTAGAAAGGATTATAATTTAAATCAACGAAAAATTATTTTTAGGATTCTGCCATCTGCAAATACAGATTTTAGAATAGAACTAAAAAACTGGTATGCAGTTAATGATGATGGTGCAAGTATGTTTGCTATAAATTTTGCTGAGGGAAAATTAAAAATATTTAATGTCTTGTTAGGTCAATGGCCTAATGCAGAAATTGCAACTGCAGGTGTTTCTGATGTTTCAGTTTTAAAGGAAGAAAATTTGATACCGTATGTGGCCGGTCGTGAATATCTTGTTGAACTGCGTTTTGAAGATATGCTTCATACATTAATTGTTATCGATACAATAAGTGGCGCAAAATCTCAACTGATTTTTAATGGATGGTCTGGTGGAAGACAGCAGCAATCATATTCCTTCTACACAAACTCAGGAGGTATAATTTCAATAAAGGATCTAAAAATATTTTCTTTAAAAAGATATTTTGATACTATAATTTTAGGTGATTCGATTACCGAAGGAATAATGGTTTATGATAAGTCTAAAAGATGGTGTAAACTGATGGAACCACATATTAAAGGATCATTGGGAGTCTGTGCAAGAAGCGGGCAAACACTTGTTGATATTATTAACAAGTTTGATAGTGAGTTAGGAATTTTAAAACCTAAATACGCCATTTTTTTAATAGGAATCAATAATATTAACAATGCAACTGTCGAAAACTATACAATTTTAAGAGATAAGTGTCTGGCAGCTGGAATAAATCCCAAATTTTGTTTGTTGACTTGCACTAATGGATCTGATCACAATACTATCAATAGTAGAATAATTCAAGCAGTTAAAGAAAGTGAGATTGGATTCAAATTTAATTTGGCAACATCTCTAAACAATAACGGACAAAATATTAATTCTGCATTGTTTTACGATAACCTTCATCCGATTGAAGTTGGTTGTCAAGAAATGCTGAAACGTGTTTTTATAGATATTCCGGAGATTCTTAAATAG
- a CDS encoding DUF6712 family protein, with protein sequence MEHYISKDEIQNYFILPQNFDWDLVDQELGFGEIFEIIPIDVYLDLKESELEVEKEICRLLTKAATHYSFVFSIPKIKVHITNYGVQQFTEGKTKSAPWWDVRDLGLSLLKFADKLFSEAITKLSFVEALKQRIPFFENVSGDIKTPDEFEKIYSIKNSPKVFSLLQSFLEQAYALNILDKIQPDCLDQIKTKPNLYKILKQANVYYSLYYASLLPNFVFLQNAVAIQYEELPWQKSQVLSFDEKAMSGKQFLKLGDSTVKVITDYIKTHIDEFPCYSGPIPDRKIQAKASGIYLT encoded by the coding sequence ATGGAACATTATATTTCAAAAGATGAGATTCAAAATTATTTTATTTTACCACAAAATTTTGATTGGGATCTCGTTGATCAGGAGCTTGGATTTGGAGAAATTTTTGAAATTATCCCAATTGATGTTTATTTGGATTTGAAAGAATCTGAGTTAGAAGTGGAAAAAGAAATTTGTAGACTACTTACGAAAGCAGCTACACACTACTCTTTCGTTTTTTCAATTCCAAAAATTAAAGTTCATATCACCAATTATGGTGTTCAACAATTTACTGAAGGTAAAACAAAGTCTGCACCATGGTGGGACGTTCGGGATTTGGGCTTGTCGTTGCTGAAATTTGCCGACAAATTATTTTCCGAAGCAATCACTAAACTTTCGTTTGTAGAAGCTTTAAAACAAAGAATTCCTTTTTTTGAAAATGTTTCCGGAGATATTAAAACTCCGGATGAGTTTGAAAAGATTTATTCAATAAAAAATTCTCCGAAAGTTTTTTCATTACTGCAGAGTTTTTTAGAGCAAGCTTATGCGCTTAACATTTTGGATAAAATTCAGCCAGATTGTTTGGATCAAATTAAAACTAAACCCAATCTCTACAAAATTCTAAAACAAGCGAACGTATATTATTCGCTCTACTACGCTTCACTGCTACCAAATTTCGTGTTTCTTCAGAATGCTGTAGCAATACAATACGAGGAACTTCCATGGCAAAAATCACAGGTTTTAAGCTTCGATGAGAAAGCTATGTCCGGAAAACAATTTTTGAAGCTTGGAGATTCAACTGTAAAAGTGATTACTGACTATATAAAAACCCATATCGATGAATTCCCTTGTTATTCGGGGCCTATTCCGGACCGAAAAATTCAGGCGAAAGCTTCAGGAATTTATTTAACATAA